Proteins from one Mesorhizobium sp. M9A.F.Ca.ET.002.03.1.2 genomic window:
- a CDS encoding alpha/beta hydrolase, which produces MTVASILCVSRQARRAPLVVALHCSGGSARQWRKFAERLDEGCRFVAPDLIGAPGGSSWAGSGTFSLADEAAGTIEMIDNHEGPVHLVGHSYGGGLALHIAAMRPHRLASLGLYEPSAFHLLNGMGSEGRVAFEEISAVAGAIAEGLNNGSYRAAAACFVDYWNGPGTFAAMKPDLQAELVRFLSKASLDFHALIHEPTHVGEYSRFGFPVVILRGEHAPVPTRLIAQELVSRIPAAIGVIIPGAGHMGPMTHADVVADRLVRDILFHAVKGSRAA; this is translated from the coding sequence ATGACGGTCGCATCGATTCTTTGCGTCTCGCGTCAGGCACGGCGTGCACCCCTCGTTGTTGCCTTGCACTGCTCGGGGGGCAGCGCTCGCCAATGGCGTAAATTCGCAGAACGGCTCGACGAAGGTTGCCGCTTCGTCGCACCCGATCTGATCGGGGCGCCGGGTGGCAGTTCGTGGGCCGGCAGCGGCACCTTCAGTCTGGCAGACGAAGCGGCCGGCACCATCGAAATGATCGATAACCATGAGGGGCCTGTGCATCTTGTCGGGCATTCCTATGGCGGTGGTTTGGCCCTTCACATAGCGGCGATGCGTCCGCATCGGCTGGCCAGCCTCGGTCTCTATGAGCCGTCGGCTTTTCATTTGCTGAATGGAATGGGATCCGAGGGGCGCGTCGCCTTCGAGGAAATCTCTGCGGTCGCCGGCGCCATAGCTGAAGGCCTAAACAACGGCAGCTATCGGGCCGCGGCAGCTTGTTTCGTCGACTACTGGAACGGCCCAGGCACCTTCGCCGCAATGAAGCCGGATCTCCAGGCAGAGCTGGTGCGGTTTCTTTCGAAGGCCAGCCTCGACTTCCACGCCCTTATCCATGAACCGACACACGTGGGCGAATATTCCCGGTTTGGTTTTCCCGTAGTGATACTGCGCGGCGAACACGCACCGGTTCCGACGCGCCTCATAGCCCAGGAACTCGTTTCCCGCATTCCGGCCGCGATTGGGGTGATCATTCCCGGCGCTGGACACATGGGCCCGATGACCCACGCGGACGTCGTAGCAGATCGCTTGGTTCGCGACATCCTGTTCCACGCCGTCAAGGGATCGCGAGCCGCGTGA
- a CDS encoding DUF1127 domain-containing protein, translated as MSEIFLSAALRRFIRVRRDRQHLYELPDYILRDIGIDRSEINSITLFAGADSSRRSRF; from the coding sequence ATGAGCGAAATATTCTTGTCTGCCGCACTTCGGCGCTTCATCCGCGTGCGGCGAGACCGCCAACATCTTTATGAGCTGCCGGACTACATCCTGCGCGACATCGGCATCGACCGCTCGGAGATCAACTCGATCACCTTGTTTGCCGGTGCTGACAGCAGCCGCCGTTCGCGGTTTTGA